From the Leptospira licerasiae serovar Varillal str. VAR 010 genome, one window contains:
- a CDS encoding tetratricopeptide repeat protein, whose amino-acid sequence MILFNRIHLVLLVSLSVVVISCSSEEEAQKFYNAGLKAYAERNLKVATENFENAIDSDKKNISARLMLGKSYYYTQKFEESKKIFENFLKDYPGNSSAHVWIARILMYENATPEKVKEAKEHLFKAIQLDDSNPDAHYHLAKLFEYESDVVSALLEYNNALKLGGQLSRVHKDLAVLYKKSGMDERAQEHLRATSASDRVVSSSEEGYEAEVNQKKGKKKNSK is encoded by the coding sequence ATGATACTATTTAATCGTATTCATTTGGTTCTATTAGTTTCTTTATCGGTTGTTGTAATATCGTGTTCGTCCGAGGAAGAGGCGCAAAAATTCTATAACGCTGGCTTGAAGGCTTACGCGGAAAGAAATCTAAAAGTAGCTACTGAGAATTTTGAAAATGCGATAGATTCTGATAAAAAGAATATTTCGGCCCGGCTTATGCTTGGTAAATCTTATTATTACACTCAGAAATTCGAAGAGTCAAAGAAGATTTTTGAGAACTTTCTCAAAGATTACCCTGGGAATTCATCTGCACATGTCTGGATTGCTCGGATATTAATGTATGAAAATGCCACCCCTGAGAAAGTAAAAGAAGCAAAGGAACATTTATTTAAAGCGATCCAATTGGACGATTCTAACCCTGACGCGCATTATCATCTAGCAAAGCTATTTGAATATGAGAGCGATGTTGTTAGTGCGCTATTAGAGTATAATAATGCTCTAAAACTTGGGGGCCAGCTTAGCAGAGTTCATAAAGATTTGGCCGTTCTTTATAAAAAATCGGGCATGGATGAACGCGCACAAGAACATTTACGCGCCACTTCTGCGTCTGACCGAGTTGTATCCTCTTCGGAAGAAGGTTACGAAGCCGAGGTTAATCAAAAGAAAGGGAAAAAGAAAAATTCTAAATAG
- a CDS encoding Ig-like domain-containing protein, translated as METKAKFIMPMQSFQKAISILAVLLIFNCSQFLDNADGPFSFLPSVDVLGDMNPPTVEFTSPVQGSTGVDPGSHVIVTFSKAMNKDYTESSFTLTNNGQTIDGSFEWVDNTMVFKPAKPLSSPGLYTYVLSKSRAESTAGVNLLDDVRINFSYNSDLTQPKISQTIPADNATAVAPNTFFTVIFDKPMNVTSVLSGISTSPDMGLQLPATVITNNNTRFEFHPSADLAYGTGYTVTIPASVKDASGNQMAQSKSISFTVGNDFTPPTLSSIQFSSLPTNHVANEFNVISGMNKTDSIILDFSEPVRPSSLLEAISISPSQSYRVTQLNGPGSSYSITFDDPLDVYQVYNFKITTSIVDLQNNKLDKNYSYFFKINGSFSQKIRMRAIFSDSGFANSLFTNQINTSAPQLTTGTCSAIECTQQLYLHFCYDDGTGNCPASPFTLTTGSVIFLSSLKVSVEKEFGPTSVGCLEYISNITDATPVTYTPASVLVFNTTAACLDIGSTYLIRVKGGSSGITDNFGNLMDQDYTVRVRF; from the coding sequence ATGGAAACTAAAGCTAAATTTATAATGCCAATGCAATCTTTTCAAAAAGCAATTTCCATTCTTGCAGTTTTGCTTATATTTAATTGCTCACAGTTCTTAGATAATGCGGATGGACCTTTTTCCTTTTTACCTTCAGTAGATGTTTTAGGTGATATGAACCCACCTACAGTCGAATTCACTTCTCCAGTGCAAGGATCAACTGGAGTCGATCCTGGAAGCCACGTTATAGTTACGTTTTCGAAGGCGATGAATAAGGACTATACTGAGAGTTCTTTCACTCTTACGAATAACGGTCAGACAATAGACGGTTCTTTCGAATGGGTAGATAATACTATGGTGTTTAAGCCAGCAAAACCGTTGTCTTCACCGGGATTGTACACATACGTGCTTTCAAAATCCAGAGCTGAAAGTACAGCGGGTGTAAACTTACTGGATGATGTGAGGATCAATTTTAGTTATAATTCGGATCTTACACAGCCTAAAATAAGTCAAACAATCCCAGCGGACAACGCAACTGCAGTTGCCCCTAATACCTTCTTTACAGTTATTTTTGATAAGCCAATGAATGTGACTTCCGTTCTAAGCGGAATTAGCACAAGTCCAGATATGGGATTACAATTACCGGCTACTGTAATCACAAATAATAATACACGATTTGAGTTTCATCCTTCCGCCGATCTGGCTTATGGAACTGGATATACTGTAACTATTCCTGCGAGTGTAAAGGATGCTTCTGGAAACCAAATGGCTCAATCCAAAAGTATTAGTTTCACTGTTGGGAATGATTTTACACCTCCCACATTATCTTCTATCCAGTTTTCAAGCCTTCCAACGAACCATGTAGCCAATGAATTTAACGTGATATCTGGCATGAATAAGACAGATTCTATAATTTTAGATTTTTCGGAGCCTGTTCGACCTTCTTCATTACTAGAAGCAATTTCCATTTCTCCATCTCAAAGTTATCGTGTTACTCAATTAAACGGTCCTGGAAGTTCTTATTCGATTACTTTTGACGACCCATTGGATGTTTATCAGGTTTATAATTTCAAAATTACAACTTCAATAGTGGATCTGCAAAACAATAAGCTAGATAAAAACTATAGTTACTTTTTTAAGATAAACGGGTCATTTTCTCAGAAAATCAGAATGCGAGCGATCTTTTCGGATTCTGGATTTGCAAACTCACTTTTTACGAACCAAATTAATACTAGCGCTCCTCAGTTGACAACTGGCACTTGTTCCGCGATAGAATGTACCCAGCAACTTTACCTTCATTTTTGCTATGACGATGGTACGGGAAATTGTCCGGCTTCTCCGTTCACTTTGACAACTGGTTCTGTTATATTCTTGAGTTCACTTAAAGTATCTGTCGAAAAGGAATTTGGGCCAACCTCTGTTGGTTGTTTGGAATATATAAGTAATATCACAGATGCAACGCCCGTTACTTATACACCCGCCAGTGTTCTCGTGTTTAACACAACGGCCGCTTGTCTGGATATAGGAAGCACTTATCTAATCCGAGTAAAAGGTGGGTCTTCCGGAATAACTGATAATTTTGGAAATCTTATGGACCAGGATTATACAGTCCGGGTTAGATTTTGA
- a CDS encoding Ig-like domain-containing protein, with protein sequence MRNLINKINKLVSLMFCFLLFMTCKGGLNETEMLSKLGLQWTDSFQYPAVLLTSPSNGALEISSDSRIVIDFSKSMNTIITAGGVSVTANGGNTTFTPSWVFDSRLILDFPSGLTEGKRYEVTLNRSGVKDSDGNFLPKNFIFHFYTEGGGHVPTILSSSPQPNGSVVTGWPVNGNLIVTFSEPMDEATTNSAVSLSGGAALYIPVWNANRTQMTLQLKSDLEIGTTYTLKIGTTAKSSAGIALASEYLVVFSTGSTFTRPDVAPDVTLGTSWTSPAPSPLPAVNAPYHGVSKFDNFTFQFTETMDRQSVLDAIAFEPSISGVYSWIGPSLLRFTPNDPLTQGKTYRLKIDSTAKSSQGQLLQNGYVIDFVVDDPFTSVPIAFSSVNGRSYAIADCVTLISDLTITGPTFPSQSIENVINPQIACTAVYQFEVRLNTAGGVALKTSGDGDVFSNANVSVDYMFGGPASPALNIYQINYIPTANPQVLRILLTGNPGSGLRYKFSLKGGTGGIQDTYGNFLNQNLEFLFYGN encoded by the coding sequence ATGCGAAATTTAATTAATAAAATAAATAAACTAGTAAGCTTGATGTTTTGTTTTCTCCTCTTTATGACTTGCAAAGGCGGTTTGAATGAGACTGAAATGCTTTCAAAACTTGGCTTGCAATGGACGGATTCTTTCCAGTACCCTGCGGTCTTATTAACTAGCCCTTCAAATGGAGCATTGGAAATCTCCTCTGATTCAAGAATCGTCATCGATTTTAGTAAATCAATGAACACAATCATCACGGCAGGTGGCGTCTCCGTTACGGCAAATGGCGGAAATACAACCTTTACTCCGTCTTGGGTTTTTGATTCCAGGTTGATTCTTGATTTTCCGAGTGGTCTTACAGAGGGCAAGAGATACGAGGTCACTCTAAATCGATCTGGTGTAAAGGACTCGGATGGCAACTTCCTACCGAAAAATTTCATTTTTCATTTTTATACCGAAGGGGGAGGGCATGTACCTACGATTCTCTCCTCAAGTCCTCAGCCTAACGGGAGCGTAGTTACTGGTTGGCCTGTAAATGGAAATTTAATAGTAACCTTCTCCGAGCCAATGGACGAGGCGACCACTAATTCGGCTGTTTCCTTAAGTGGTGGAGCAGCCCTTTATATTCCTGTCTGGAATGCTAATCGGACTCAAATGACACTGCAATTGAAGTCAGATTTAGAAATAGGGACCACTTACACTTTAAAGATAGGAACTACGGCTAAAAGCAGTGCCGGCATAGCACTCGCATCCGAGTATTTAGTTGTCTTTAGCACTGGATCTACTTTTACAAGACCTGATGTAGCACCAGACGTGACTCTTGGAACTTCATGGACTTCTCCTGCACCAAGTCCTCTTCCAGCAGTGAACGCTCCATATCATGGGGTTTCGAAGTTCGATAATTTTACGTTCCAATTCACAGAAACAATGGATCGACAAAGTGTTCTGGATGCGATCGCTTTCGAACCTTCTATTTCTGGCGTTTATAGTTGGATTGGTCCGTCCTTGTTGCGATTTACTCCGAACGATCCGCTAACTCAAGGAAAAACGTATCGGTTGAAAATTGATTCAACAGCGAAGTCATCACAAGGGCAACTTTTACAAAATGGCTATGTGATTGATTTCGTCGTAGATGATCCATTCACAAGCGTTCCCATTGCATTTAGTAGCGTAAATGGACGATCGTATGCCATTGCGGATTGTGTGACTCTAATCTCAGACCTGACGATCACAGGCCCCACCTTTCCAAGCCAATCGATTGAAAATGTGATCAATCCGCAGATCGCCTGCACTGCAGTGTATCAATTTGAAGTAAGGCTAAATACAGCGGGTGGCGTTGCATTGAAAACTTCGGGAGACGGGGACGTTTTCTCAAATGCAAATGTGTCTGTAGATTACATGTTTGGCGGCCCAGCCTCTCCGGCTTTAAATATTTATCAAATTAATTATATCCCGACAGCTAACCCGCAAGTTCTTCGAATTCTACTCACAGGAAACCCAGGCAGTGGACTAAGATATAAGTTCTCTTTAAAAGGTGGTACCGGCGGTATCCAAGATACATACGGAAATTTCTTAAATCAGAATTTGGAATTTTTATTTTATGGAAACTAA